The nucleotide window TATAAAATTTGTCTAGCTCCAGCGAAAAAACTTCATCGAATAATCTTCGAAGCTTTTGCCCCGAGTAAAGAAAGCTACTTAGGGTTACTTCGCAGAAGCAAGTGCTTTTCTTGTTTCAAGGGGTGCTTAAGCTTTTCTTATGATTAAATGATGAAAAATTATTGGAAAAAGTAGAAAAAGATTTGTAACTGTGACAAACATCATGTTCAAAGGTAAATTAATTTTGTACGATGTACATGCAAAGAAGTTATTTTGCATGAATTGGAGTGACTGATAATGAGAGAGAACTCCCCTCAATGGATCGATCATTTTATGAAAGAGCATGTCCCTCTAAAAAATGAGATAACAAGAATTCATCAGCTAATTGTTGGATTTGAAACCGACCATACGAACAATAAATGGTCAGAATTTGCTTTAGAATTACAACTGCCTGTAGAGGAATTCTATCAAAAATTTATGGAACATATTAAGCGCGAAGAAGAAGTAATATTTCCTATCTTGCAAAATGACAAGGATGATGGATGTCATTACTTTTCTTTAGACTATGAACATAAACAGATAGAGCAGTACTTAAAGCAGTTCTTAATGGCGATGAGTTATAAAAAAGATAATCTACTAGATATAGAAGCTCAAACCATTATCTCCTTTCTGAAGTTTGTTTATCCAGCTGTTCTTAATCATTTTAAACGGGAAGAAGAGTCCATTTTTCCAAAAGCACTTGTTGGGGCTCAAAAATAAAAGAGACATGTTGGAGAGTATCTCAAACGTGTCTCTTTTTATATTATTATTAAGCTTTAAACAAAAAAAGAGCAAAGCGTTCTTTGGGGTACGCTTTGCAATCACAGGGGGAATACGAGAAAGTCTTACATGAAGTAGGATTCCCCTTTTTGTATAGTTTAAACCTAAAAAACTTAAAAAAGCGAAAAAAAATTACTTATATCTGATTTCGTATAGGGATTGCATGATTGATCCGAATTCAGCTGTTCTTTCTCAACAATTACTTGAAGAAGAAAGAAAAGGTAGTTTGAATATTGAATTACTTTGATAACATTTACTTTTTGTGATAAAATTTTATATTGTGTGAAATGATAAGATAAATCATATCGGGAGTTGTATATTATGTCAGAGAAGTTTGAAGTAGGTCAAGTAGTAGAAGGTAAAGTAACCGGAATTCAACCCTATGGAGCTTTTGTATCTCTAAATGATGAAATTCAGGGTTTAGTTCATATTTCTGAAGTCACTCATGGATTTGTAAAAGATATTAATGAGCATCTTAATGTTGGAGATGAAGTGACTGTAAAAGTTC belongs to Bacillaceae bacterium S4-13-56 and includes:
- a CDS encoding hemerythrin domain-containing protein translates to MRENSPQWIDHFMKEHVPLKNEITRIHQLIVGFETDHTNNKWSEFALELQLPVEEFYQKFMEHIKREEEVIFPILQNDKDDGCHYFSLDYEHKQIEQYLKQFLMAMSYKKDNLLDIEAQTIISFLKFVYPAVLNHFKREEESIFPKALVGAQK